The Populus trichocarpa isolate Nisqually-1 chromosome 2, P.trichocarpa_v4.1, whole genome shotgun sequence genome has a window encoding:
- the LOC7478862 gene encoding uncharacterized protein LOC7478862 isoform X4 codes for MGSEVETLKMRSTLTISILTSVTSIMASSLNGLTVGDPLQDNLMESPARDEMSLQYSPMSEDFDDSRFCETPINACSPQSESLPGSPVSPYRYQRPLCGFSSAPYSSSFSSHGCSVTSSQPRQRGSDSEGRFPSSPSDICHSADLRRAALLRSVQMRTQPTGSSSFELPFSSGHEPGSNMEAEERPCSYMKSLVEEREYPLEECSSMSISEPEFNEEKACRVLNMNIKGDDSGG; via the exons ATGGGAAGCGAAGTAGAGACCCTGAAGATGAGGTCTACCTTGACAATCTCCATTCTCACAAGCGTTACCTCA ATAATGGCATCTAGTTTGAATGGATTAACGGTCGGAGACCCACTCCAGGACAATCTTATGGAATCTCCTGCCAG GGATGAAATGTCCTTGCAATATTCACCAATGTCAGAAGACTTTGATGACTCTAGATTTTGCGAGACCCCTATAAATGCTTGCTCGCCTCAATCTGAAAGTCTACCCGGCAGTCCAGTTTCTCCATATAGGTACCAAAGACCACTTTGTGGATTCTCTTCTGCTCCTTATAGCAGCTCTTTCTCTTCACATGGATGCAGTGTCACTTCTTCACAGCCTCGTCAACGAGGCTCAGATTCTGAGGGCCGGTTTCCGTCATCACCTAGTGATATATGCCACTCAGCTGACCTGAGGAGGGCTGCTCTCCTGCGTTCTGTGCAGATGAGAACACAACCTACTGGTTCATCATCCTTTGAATTGCCATTTAGTTCAGGACACGAGCCTGGATCAAACATGGAAGCTGAAGAGCGGCCATGCTCATATATGAAATCCTTGGTTGAAGAGAGGGAGTATCCACTCGAGGAGTGTTCTTCAATGAGCATCTCAGAACCTGAATTTAATGAAGAGAAGGCGTGTCGGGTTttaaatatgaatataaaagGGGATGACTCTGGAGGTTAA
- the LOC7478862 gene encoding uncharacterized protein LOC7478862 isoform X1: MGSDSNAVPSASASASTSTSTSTPSTPNGKRSRDPEDEVYLDNLHSHKRYLSEIMASSLNGLTVGDPLQDNLMESPARSDTMFFARDEMSLQYSPMSEDFDDSRFCETPINACSPQSESLPGSPVSPYRYQRPLCGFSSAPYSSSFSSHGCSVTSSQPRQRGSDSEGRFPSSPSDICHSADLRRAALLRSVQMRTQPTGSSSFELPFSSGHEPGSNMEAEERPCSYMKSLVEEREYPLEECSSMSISEPEFNEEKACRVLNMNIKGDDSGG; encoded by the exons ATGGGTTCGGATTCGAACGCAGTCCCATCAGCATCAGCTTCAGCATCGACATCGACATCGACATCAACACCATCGACACCAAATGGGAAGCGAAGTAGAGACCCTGAAGATGAGGTCTACCTTGACAATCTCCATTCTCACAAGCGTTACCTCAGTGAA ATAATGGCATCTAGTTTGAATGGATTAACGGTCGGAGACCCACTCCAGGACAATCTTATGGAATCTCCTGCCAGGTCTGACACCATGTTTTTTGccag GGATGAAATGTCCTTGCAATATTCACCAATGTCAGAAGACTTTGATGACTCTAGATTTTGCGAGACCCCTATAAATGCTTGCTCGCCTCAATCTGAAAGTCTACCCGGCAGTCCAGTTTCTCCATATAGGTACCAAAGACCACTTTGTGGATTCTCTTCTGCTCCTTATAGCAGCTCTTTCTCTTCACATGGATGCAGTGTCACTTCTTCACAGCCTCGTCAACGAGGCTCAGATTCTGAGGGCCGGTTTCCGTCATCACCTAGTGATATATGCCACTCAGCTGACCTGAGGAGGGCTGCTCTCCTGCGTTCTGTGCAGATGAGAACACAACCTACTGGTTCATCATCCTTTGAATTGCCATTTAGTTCAGGACACGAGCCTGGATCAAACATGGAAGCTGAAGAGCGGCCATGCTCATATATGAAATCCTTGGTTGAAGAGAGGGAGTATCCACTCGAGGAGTGTTCTTCAATGAGCATCTCAGAACCTGAATTTAATGAAGAGAAGGCGTGTCGGGTTttaaatatgaatataaaagGGGATGACTCTGGAGGTTAA
- the LOC7478862 gene encoding uncharacterized protein LOC7478862 isoform X2, with the protein MGSDSNAVPSASASASTSTSTSTPSTPNGKRSRDPEDEVYLDNLHSHKRYLSEIMASSLNGLTVGDPLQDNLMESPARDEMSLQYSPMSEDFDDSRFCETPINACSPQSESLPGSPVSPYRYQRPLCGFSSAPYSSSFSSHGCSVTSSQPRQRGSDSEGRFPSSPSDICHSADLRRAALLRSVQMRTQPTGSSSFELPFSSGHEPGSNMEAEERPCSYMKSLVEEREYPLEECSSMSISEPEFNEEKACRVLNMNIKGDDSGG; encoded by the exons ATGGGTTCGGATTCGAACGCAGTCCCATCAGCATCAGCTTCAGCATCGACATCGACATCGACATCAACACCATCGACACCAAATGGGAAGCGAAGTAGAGACCCTGAAGATGAGGTCTACCTTGACAATCTCCATTCTCACAAGCGTTACCTCAGTGAA ATAATGGCATCTAGTTTGAATGGATTAACGGTCGGAGACCCACTCCAGGACAATCTTATGGAATCTCCTGCCAG GGATGAAATGTCCTTGCAATATTCACCAATGTCAGAAGACTTTGATGACTCTAGATTTTGCGAGACCCCTATAAATGCTTGCTCGCCTCAATCTGAAAGTCTACCCGGCAGTCCAGTTTCTCCATATAGGTACCAAAGACCACTTTGTGGATTCTCTTCTGCTCCTTATAGCAGCTCTTTCTCTTCACATGGATGCAGTGTCACTTCTTCACAGCCTCGTCAACGAGGCTCAGATTCTGAGGGCCGGTTTCCGTCATCACCTAGTGATATATGCCACTCAGCTGACCTGAGGAGGGCTGCTCTCCTGCGTTCTGTGCAGATGAGAACACAACCTACTGGTTCATCATCCTTTGAATTGCCATTTAGTTCAGGACACGAGCCTGGATCAAACATGGAAGCTGAAGAGCGGCCATGCTCATATATGAAATCCTTGGTTGAAGAGAGGGAGTATCCACTCGAGGAGTGTTCTTCAATGAGCATCTCAGAACCTGAATTTAATGAAGAGAAGGCGTGTCGGGTTttaaatatgaatataaaagGGGATGACTCTGGAGGTTAA
- the LOC7478862 gene encoding uncharacterized protein LOC7478862 isoform X3, with protein MGSEVETLKMRSTLTISILTSVTSIMASSLNGLTVGDPLQDNLMESPARSDTMFFARDEMSLQYSPMSEDFDDSRFCETPINACSPQSESLPGSPVSPYRYQRPLCGFSSAPYSSSFSSHGCSVTSSQPRQRGSDSEGRFPSSPSDICHSADLRRAALLRSVQMRTQPTGSSSFELPFSSGHEPGSNMEAEERPCSYMKSLVEEREYPLEECSSMSISEPEFNEEKACRVLNMNIKGDDSGG; from the exons ATGGGAAGCGAAGTAGAGACCCTGAAGATGAGGTCTACCTTGACAATCTCCATTCTCACAAGCGTTACCTCA ATAATGGCATCTAGTTTGAATGGATTAACGGTCGGAGACCCACTCCAGGACAATCTTATGGAATCTCCTGCCAGGTCTGACACCATGTTTTTTGccag GGATGAAATGTCCTTGCAATATTCACCAATGTCAGAAGACTTTGATGACTCTAGATTTTGCGAGACCCCTATAAATGCTTGCTCGCCTCAATCTGAAAGTCTACCCGGCAGTCCAGTTTCTCCATATAGGTACCAAAGACCACTTTGTGGATTCTCTTCTGCTCCTTATAGCAGCTCTTTCTCTTCACATGGATGCAGTGTCACTTCTTCACAGCCTCGTCAACGAGGCTCAGATTCTGAGGGCCGGTTTCCGTCATCACCTAGTGATATATGCCACTCAGCTGACCTGAGGAGGGCTGCTCTCCTGCGTTCTGTGCAGATGAGAACACAACCTACTGGTTCATCATCCTTTGAATTGCCATTTAGTTCAGGACACGAGCCTGGATCAAACATGGAAGCTGAAGAGCGGCCATGCTCATATATGAAATCCTTGGTTGAAGAGAGGGAGTATCCACTCGAGGAGTGTTCTTCAATGAGCATCTCAGAACCTGAATTTAATGAAGAGAAGGCGTGTCGGGTTttaaatatgaatataaaagGGGATGACTCTGGAGGTTAA
- the LOC7460441 gene encoding arginine--tRNA ligase, chloroplastic/mitochondrial isoform X2, producing MAAEQGNAGNLKQKLAKLFQLSLEATVPGEPDIEPLVAACTAKFGDYQCNNAMGLWSKIKGRPGIEFRGPPAVGQAIMKNLPQSEMIESCSVAGPGFVNVVLSKNWMAKNIQKMLVDGIETWAPKLSIKRAVVDFSSPNIAKEMHVGHLRSTIIGDTLASMLEFSNVEVLRRNHVGDWGTQFGMLIEFLFEKFPNFEDVNETAIGDLQAFYKESKQRFDVDAEFKDRAQKAVVRLQSGEQMYRKAWAQICEISRREFDQVYQRLGVHLEEKGESFYNPYIPGVIEALTNQGLVEESKGARVIFIEGINIPLIVVKSDGGYNYASTDMTALWYRLTEEKAEWIIYVTDVGQQQHFDMFFKAAKRAGWLPADDRQYPKASHVGFGLVLGEDGKRFRTRSTEVVRLADLLDEAKTRSKAALIERGKAAEWTEEELEQTAEAVGYGAVKYADLKNNRLTNYTFDFDQMLNDKGNTAVYLLYAHARICSIIRKSGKDTGELKKTGKIVLDHADERALGLHLLQFAEVVEEACTNLLPNVLCEYLYNLSENYTRFYSNCQVVGSAEETSRLLLCEATAVVMRKCFFLLGIKPVYKI from the exons ATGGCAGCT GAACAAGGGAATGCTGGAAATTTAAAGCAGAAATTAGCAAAATTATTTCAGTTATCACTTGAAGCAACAGTTCCAGGTGAGCCTGATATCGAACCGCTGGTTGCTGCTTGCACTGCCAAATTTGGGGACTACCAATG TAATAATGCGATGGGCCTCTGGTCGAAAATCAAAGGCCGCCCAGGAATTGAATTCAGGGGACCCCCAGCAGTTGGACAG GCTATCATGAAAAATCTTCCTCAGTCTGAAATGATAGAATCATGCTCCGTGGCTGGTCCTGGATTTGTGAATGTTGTGTTGTCTAAAAATTGGATGGCTAAG AACATTCAAAAGATGCTAGTTGACGGTATTGAGACTTGGGCACCAAAACTTTCCATTAAGAGAGCCGTGGTTGACTTTTCCTCACCCAATATTGCTAAAGAAATGCATGTTGGCCATCTGAGGTCGACTATTATTGGTGACACTCTAGCAAGCATGCTTGAATTTTCAAACGTTGAAGTTCTTCGGCGAAACCATGTTGGTGATTGGGGGACACAG TTTGGTATGTTGATTGAATTCCTCTTTGAAAAATTTCCAAACTTTGAAGATGTTAATGAAACAGCCATTGGTGATTTACAG GCATTCTATAAGGAATCAAAACAGAGGTTCGATGTTGATGCAGAATTTAAGGATAGGGCACAAAAGGCAGTGGTTCGCCTTCAG AGTGGAGAACAAATGTACCGAAAAGCATGGGCACAGATCTGTGAAATTAGCAGGAGGGAGTTTGATCAGGTCTATCAACGACTTGGAGTTCACCTAGAGGAAAAG GGAGAAAGCTTTTACAATCCATATATTCCTGGAGTTATTGAAGCACTAACCAATCAAGGATTAGTTGAAGAAAGCAAAGGTGCTCGTGTGATATTTATTGAAGGGATTAACATACCCCTTATTGTGGTGAAGAGTGATGGTGGTTACAATTATGCTTCTACTGATATGACTGCTCTATG GTATCGCCTTACTGAAGAGAAAGCTGAGTGGATTATTTATGTTACTGATGTTGGCCAACAGCAACACTTTGatatgtttttcaaa GCTGCCAAACGTGCAGGTTGGCTCCCAGCTGATGATAGGCAGTACCCTAAAGCTAGCCATGTTGGTTTTGGTCTTGTTCTTGGAGAAGATGGGAAACGATTTAGAACTCGCTCTACTGAAGTGGTTCGGTTAGCTGATTTACTTGATGAAGCCAAGACTCGCAGCAAAGCAGCACTTATCGAGCGTG GTAAGGCTGCAGAATGGACTGAAGAGGAGCTTGAGCAAACTGCCGAAGCAGTTGGTTATGGTGCTGTGAA GTATGCTGACCTGAAGAACAACAGATTGACCAATTACACATTTGATTTTGATCAAATGCTCAACGATAAG GGCAATACTGCTGTTTATTTGTTGTATGCACATGCTCGGATCTGTTCAATTATCAGGAAATCTGGTAAAGACACGGGGGAGCTGAAGAAG ACTGGGAAGATAGTGTTGGATCATGCTGATGAACGTGCGCTGGGGCTTCATTTGCTACAATTTGCTGAG GTTGTTGAGGAGGCCTGTACTAACCTACTGCCAAATGTGCTGTGTGAATACCTCTATAATTTATCTGAAAACTACACAAGATTTTATTCCAATTGCCAG GTTGTTGGTTCAGCAGAAGAAACTAGTAGACTCTTGTTATGTGAAGCAACGGCTGTGGTGATGAGGAaatgttttttccttcttggtATTAAACCTGTTTACAAGATATAA
- the LOC7460441 gene encoding arginine--tRNA ligase, cytoplasmic isoform X1, protein MIPSCLNLQLTPLFPSPFLSVNRLSLLPSSTFPAFAAKSRRLAFAATKAPSISTMAAEQGNAGNLKQKLAKLFQLSLEATVPGEPDIEPLVAACTAKFGDYQCNNAMGLWSKIKGRPGIEFRGPPAVGQAIMKNLPQSEMIESCSVAGPGFVNVVLSKNWMAKNIQKMLVDGIETWAPKLSIKRAVVDFSSPNIAKEMHVGHLRSTIIGDTLASMLEFSNVEVLRRNHVGDWGTQFGMLIEFLFEKFPNFEDVNETAIGDLQAFYKESKQRFDVDAEFKDRAQKAVVRLQSGEQMYRKAWAQICEISRREFDQVYQRLGVHLEEKGESFYNPYIPGVIEALTNQGLVEESKGARVIFIEGINIPLIVVKSDGGYNYASTDMTALWYRLTEEKAEWIIYVTDVGQQQHFDMFFKAAKRAGWLPADDRQYPKASHVGFGLVLGEDGKRFRTRSTEVVRLADLLDEAKTRSKAALIERGKAAEWTEEELEQTAEAVGYGAVKYADLKNNRLTNYTFDFDQMLNDKGNTAVYLLYAHARICSIIRKSGKDTGELKKTGKIVLDHADERALGLHLLQFAEVVEEACTNLLPNVLCEYLYNLSENYTRFYSNCQVVGSAEETSRLLLCEATAVVMRKCFFLLGIKPVYKI, encoded by the exons ATGATACCCTCCTGCTTAAACCTACAGCTAACTCCACTCTTTCCCTCCCCATTTCTCTCCGTCAATCGACTCTCTCTGCTACCCTCTTCTACTTTCCCTGCCTTTGCTG CGAAATCTAGAAGACTTGCTTTTGCAGCAACAAAGGCGCCATCAATTTCAACCATGGCAGCT GAACAAGGGAATGCTGGAAATTTAAAGCAGAAATTAGCAAAATTATTTCAGTTATCACTTGAAGCAACAGTTCCAGGTGAGCCTGATATCGAACCGCTGGTTGCTGCTTGCACTGCCAAATTTGGGGACTACCAATG TAATAATGCGATGGGCCTCTGGTCGAAAATCAAAGGCCGCCCAGGAATTGAATTCAGGGGACCCCCAGCAGTTGGACAG GCTATCATGAAAAATCTTCCTCAGTCTGAAATGATAGAATCATGCTCCGTGGCTGGTCCTGGATTTGTGAATGTTGTGTTGTCTAAAAATTGGATGGCTAAG AACATTCAAAAGATGCTAGTTGACGGTATTGAGACTTGGGCACCAAAACTTTCCATTAAGAGAGCCGTGGTTGACTTTTCCTCACCCAATATTGCTAAAGAAATGCATGTTGGCCATCTGAGGTCGACTATTATTGGTGACACTCTAGCAAGCATGCTTGAATTTTCAAACGTTGAAGTTCTTCGGCGAAACCATGTTGGTGATTGGGGGACACAG TTTGGTATGTTGATTGAATTCCTCTTTGAAAAATTTCCAAACTTTGAAGATGTTAATGAAACAGCCATTGGTGATTTACAG GCATTCTATAAGGAATCAAAACAGAGGTTCGATGTTGATGCAGAATTTAAGGATAGGGCACAAAAGGCAGTGGTTCGCCTTCAG AGTGGAGAACAAATGTACCGAAAAGCATGGGCACAGATCTGTGAAATTAGCAGGAGGGAGTTTGATCAGGTCTATCAACGACTTGGAGTTCACCTAGAGGAAAAG GGAGAAAGCTTTTACAATCCATATATTCCTGGAGTTATTGAAGCACTAACCAATCAAGGATTAGTTGAAGAAAGCAAAGGTGCTCGTGTGATATTTATTGAAGGGATTAACATACCCCTTATTGTGGTGAAGAGTGATGGTGGTTACAATTATGCTTCTACTGATATGACTGCTCTATG GTATCGCCTTACTGAAGAGAAAGCTGAGTGGATTATTTATGTTACTGATGTTGGCCAACAGCAACACTTTGatatgtttttcaaa GCTGCCAAACGTGCAGGTTGGCTCCCAGCTGATGATAGGCAGTACCCTAAAGCTAGCCATGTTGGTTTTGGTCTTGTTCTTGGAGAAGATGGGAAACGATTTAGAACTCGCTCTACTGAAGTGGTTCGGTTAGCTGATTTACTTGATGAAGCCAAGACTCGCAGCAAAGCAGCACTTATCGAGCGTG GTAAGGCTGCAGAATGGACTGAAGAGGAGCTTGAGCAAACTGCCGAAGCAGTTGGTTATGGTGCTGTGAA GTATGCTGACCTGAAGAACAACAGATTGACCAATTACACATTTGATTTTGATCAAATGCTCAACGATAAG GGCAATACTGCTGTTTATTTGTTGTATGCACATGCTCGGATCTGTTCAATTATCAGGAAATCTGGTAAAGACACGGGGGAGCTGAAGAAG ACTGGGAAGATAGTGTTGGATCATGCTGATGAACGTGCGCTGGGGCTTCATTTGCTACAATTTGCTGAG GTTGTTGAGGAGGCCTGTACTAACCTACTGCCAAATGTGCTGTGTGAATACCTCTATAATTTATCTGAAAACTACACAAGATTTTATTCCAATTGCCAG GTTGTTGGTTCAGCAGAAGAAACTAGTAGACTCTTGTTATGTGAAGCAACGGCTGTGGTGATGAGGAaatgttttttccttcttggtATTAAACCTGTTTACAAGATATAA
- the LOC7478863 gene encoding probable protein disulfide-isomerase A6 translates to MERCNQIWYAFGTMALLAVSALADDVVVLTEDNFEKEVGQDKGALVEFYAPWCGHCKKLAPEYEKLGSSFKKAKAVLIGKVDCDEHKGVCSKYGVSGYPTLQWFPKGSLEPKKYEGPRTAEALAEFVNNEGGSNVKIAAVTSSVVVLTADNFNDIVLDENKDVLVEFYAPWCGHCKNLAPIYEKVATAFKSEEDVVVANLEADKYRDLAEKYGVSGFPTLKFFPKGNKAGEEYEGGRDLDDFVAFINEKAGTSRDGKGQLTSKAGIVESLDALVKEFVAAGDDEKKAVFSRIEEEVEKLKGSTARHGKIYLKAAKTCMVKGAGYAKNEIERLQRMLEKSISPAKADEFTLKKNILSTFA, encoded by the exons ATGGAGAGGTGTAATCAGATCTGGTATGCCTTTGGCACCATGGCTTTGTTAGCCGTTTCAGCCTTAGCAGACGATGTTGTTGTGTTAACAGAAGATAACTTCGAGAAGGAAGTCGGTCAGGACAAAGGCGCTCTCGTTGAGTTCTACGCTCCATG GTGTGGGCACTGTAAAAAGCTAGCTCCTGAATATGAGAAGCTTGGAAGCAGCTTTAAGAAGGCAAAGGCTGTTTTGATCGGAAAG GTGGACTGTGATGAGCATAAAGGTGTATGCAGCAAATATGGGGTCTCTGGATACCCAACTCTTCAATGGTTTCCTAAAGGATCGCTCGAACCTAAAAA GTATGAAGGACCACGAACCGCAGAAGCACTAGCTGAGTTTGTCAATAATGAAGGAG GGTCAAATGTGAAGATAGCGGCAGTTACATCCAGTGTAGTGGTGCTAACTGCtgataattttaatgatattgtcTTGGATGAAAACAAAGATGTTTTGGTTGAGTTTTACGCACCCTG GTGTGGCCATTGCAAAAACCTAGCTCCT ATTTATGAAAAGGTAGCCACAGCATTTAAATCTGAGGAAGATGTCGTGGTTGCCAATCTAGAGGCTGACAAATATAGGGATCTAGCTGAAAA GTATGGAGTAAGTGGATTCCCTACATTGAAGttctttccaaaaggaaacaaagCCGGGGAAGAGTACGAGGGTGGGAGAGATTTGGATGACTTTGTTGCTTTCATCAATGAAAAGGCTGGAACTAGTCGCGATGGTAAAGGACAACTGACCTCCAAG GCTGGTATAGTTGAAAGTTTGGATGCCTTGGTAAAAGAGTTTGTAGCTGCTGGTGATGATGAGAAGAAAGCAGTCTTTTCCCGAATTGAAGAGGAAGTTGAGAAACTCAAGGGTTCCACAGCAAG GCATGGAAAGATTTATTTGAAGGCGGCCAAGACTTGTATGGTGAAAGGTGCTGGTTATGCCAAGAATGAGATTGAGCGGCTGCAGCGTATGCTTGAAAAG TCAATAAGCCCGGCAAAGGCAGATGAATTCACCCTGAAGAAGAACATTCTATCAACTTTTGCTTGA
- the LOC7478862 gene encoding uncharacterized protein LOC7478862 isoform X5 produces MASSLNGLTVGDPLQDNLMESPARSDTMFFARDEMSLQYSPMSEDFDDSRFCETPINACSPQSESLPGSPVSPYRYQRPLCGFSSAPYSSSFSSHGCSVTSSQPRQRGSDSEGRFPSSPSDICHSADLRRAALLRSVQMRTQPTGSSSFELPFSSGHEPGSNMEAEERPCSYMKSLVEEREYPLEECSSMSISEPEFNEEKACRVLNMNIKGDDSGG; encoded by the exons ATGGCATCTAGTTTGAATGGATTAACGGTCGGAGACCCACTCCAGGACAATCTTATGGAATCTCCTGCCAGGTCTGACACCATGTTTTTTGccag GGATGAAATGTCCTTGCAATATTCACCAATGTCAGAAGACTTTGATGACTCTAGATTTTGCGAGACCCCTATAAATGCTTGCTCGCCTCAATCTGAAAGTCTACCCGGCAGTCCAGTTTCTCCATATAGGTACCAAAGACCACTTTGTGGATTCTCTTCTGCTCCTTATAGCAGCTCTTTCTCTTCACATGGATGCAGTGTCACTTCTTCACAGCCTCGTCAACGAGGCTCAGATTCTGAGGGCCGGTTTCCGTCATCACCTAGTGATATATGCCACTCAGCTGACCTGAGGAGGGCTGCTCTCCTGCGTTCTGTGCAGATGAGAACACAACCTACTGGTTCATCATCCTTTGAATTGCCATTTAGTTCAGGACACGAGCCTGGATCAAACATGGAAGCTGAAGAGCGGCCATGCTCATATATGAAATCCTTGGTTGAAGAGAGGGAGTATCCACTCGAGGAGTGTTCTTCAATGAGCATCTCAGAACCTGAATTTAATGAAGAGAAGGCGTGTCGGGTTttaaatatgaatataaaagGGGATGACTCTGGAGGTTAA